A single window of Bacteroidales bacterium DNA harbors:
- a CDS encoding TetR/AcrR family transcriptional regulator — protein MSKVDITRNQIKEAASALFQHYGYEKTSMDDIAKACHKAKGSIYYHFASKEELYSAIVDDEIERLKDTLLPILTNKEDTAPVRFAQYLYAKMEFINKSYNYRQALRIDFLSQSNIGDHNKLVQEAIANLEKWEREQLMTLVITGKNDGHISENIDATAFIDIVFMILKSLEVQFYVKNKYEYYAPAFNALLINVEQALSS, from the coding sequence ATGAGTAAAGTAGATATTACAAGAAATCAGATAAAAGAAGCTGCGAGTGCTCTCTTTCAACATTATGGTTATGAGAAAACTTCAATGGACGATATTGCCAAAGCTTGCCATAAAGCAAAGGGCTCTATCTATTATCATTTCGCAAGTAAAGAAGAATTATATTCTGCAATTGTCGATGATGAGATTGAAAGGTTGAAAGATACGCTCCTACCTATTTTAACAAACAAAGAAGATACTGCGCCCGTCAGATTTGCACAATATCTTTACGCTAAAATGGAATTTATAAATAAATCATACAATTACAGGCAAGCCCTGAGAATTGATTTTTTAAGTCAATCCAATATCGGAGACCACAATAAACTGGTTCAAGAAGCAATAGCAAATCTCGAAAAATGGGAAAGAGAACAGCTTATGACTCTTGTGATTACCGGTAAAAACGACGGGCATATTTCGGAAAATATTGATGCGACGGCTTTTATAGACATTGTTTTTATGATTTTGAAAAGTCTTGAAGTTCAATTCTATGTAAAAAACAAATATGAATATTATGCTCCTGCATTCAATGCCTTGCTTATCAACGTAGAACAAGCTTTATCATCATAA
- the ychF gene encoding redox-regulated ATPase YchF, which translates to MGLKCGIIGLTNTGKTTIFNCISKNKGEITNFAFSATKSNIGMIDVPDPRLYEIDQYIHSVKIIPAVVEIVDVPGLAKGASKGEGVGNKFLADIQQTDALIHVLRCFDDDNLSHVEGSIDPVRDIELVDFELQIRDLELVERKIQRLEKAAKSAGDKDAKQGVEILNKYKDALSNFGNARDIEIDEDLHSKFVKDMLLLTEKPVLYVCNVDDESAISGNKYSEAVIKSFEGKDIEVIIVAGKLEAEIADFDNNEDRQMFLEDAGLTEPGVNRMIRTAYKMLNLQSFFTAGPKEVRAWTIKKGMTAPQAAGVIHSDLERGFIRAEVMHYDDFITLKSEQACKEKGKLFVEGKNYILQDGDIIHVRFNV; encoded by the coding sequence ATGGGTTTAAAATGCGGTATAATTGGCCTTACAAATACAGGCAAGACTACTATTTTTAATTGTATATCAAAGAACAAAGGAGAAATTACCAACTTTGCTTTCAGTGCTACAAAATCTAATATCGGAATGATTGATGTTCCGGATCCCCGACTTTATGAAATAGACCAATATATTCATTCTGTTAAGATTATTCCGGCTGTTGTTGAAATTGTTGATGTTCCGGGACTTGCTAAAGGCGCAAGCAAAGGCGAAGGCGTCGGAAATAAATTCCTTGCAGATATCCAACAAACCGATGCGCTTATACATGTTCTCCGCTGCTTCGATGATGACAATCTTTCACATGTTGAAGGCTCAATTGATCCTGTCAGAGATATTGAGCTTGTTGATTTTGAGCTTCAAATCCGTGATCTTGAACTTGTTGAAAGAAAGATACAAAGACTTGAGAAAGCAGCTAAATCTGCCGGAGATAAGGATGCAAAACAAGGTGTGGAAATCCTTAATAAATACAAAGACGCATTAAGCAATTTCGGTAATGCCCGCGACATCGAAATAGACGAAGATTTACATTCTAAATTCGTAAAAGATATGCTCCTCTTAACTGAGAAACCGGTTCTTTATGTTTGTAATGTTGATGACGAATCTGCAATTTCGGGAAATAAATATTCAGAAGCTGTTATCAAATCTTTCGAAGGAAAAGATATTGAAGTTATTATTGTTGCGGGAAAACTCGAAGCCGAGATTGCGGATTTCGATAATAATGAAGACAGACAAATGTTTCTTGAAGATGCCGGACTTACAGAACCCGGTGTTAACAGAATGATTCGTACCGCATATAAAATGCTCAACTTGCAATCTTTTTTCACCGCCGGCCCGAAGGAAGTGAGGGCATGGACTATAAAAAAAGGGATGACTGCGCCGCAGGCTGCAGGTGTTATCCACAGCGATCTCGAAAGAGGTTTTATCAGAGCAGAAGTTATGCATTATGACGATTTCATAACTCTAAAAAGCGAACAAGCTTGCAAAGAAAAAGGAAAACTATTTGTCGAAGGGAAAAATTACATTCTACAAGATGGTGATATTATTCATGTTCGATTTAACGTTTAA
- a CDS encoding ABC transporter substrate-binding protein, translated as MNFKLNKSLLILAATVVLTCSCKNSSFEDKTVFRYNEVDAITSLDPAYTRNLSNINACHQLFNGLVQLDDRLNVKACCAKDWNISEDGKTYTFILRDDIYFHKHYLFGNDSTRKLVASDFVYSFNRIIDPAWASPGAWVLSNVNRLDNGNLDVSAPNDTILIINLSQAFSPFLGILSMKYCSVVPKEIIDYYGKDFRNNPIGTGPFKFKYWKEDEKLILVKNESYFEFDEDKQLPYLDAISISFIKDKQTVFLEFVKDNFEYMSGIDPAFMNEFLTSEGELNPKYSEKYYLLSEPYLNTEYIGFNLADSTNPLSDPIVRKAVNYALDKDKMLRHLRANIGTPGYYGFIPDGLPGHLTENIYEYNPNKAIELLKQSKFYNDGKFLEISIATTIEYSDLVGYIQNRFNIIGIPVKIDIYPPAVIKEMRASNKLQCFRGSWVADYPDAENYLSVFYSKNFSPNGPNYCHFSNPDFDMLYEQSLKESDVERRNILYQEMDRILMEEPPVIILYYDRVLRFVNKKVEGLGSNPINLLELKRVEIR; from the coding sequence ATGAATTTTAAGTTAAACAAGTCTCTTTTAATTCTTGCAGCCACTGTAGTTCTTACATGTAGCTGCAAGAATTCTTCTTTTGAAGACAAGACTGTTTTCAGATATAATGAAGTTGATGCAATAACTTCCCTTGATCCCGCATATACAAGAAATCTTTCAAATATAAATGCTTGTCACCAATTATTTAACGGATTAGTACAACTTGATGACAGGCTTAATGTTAAAGCCTGTTGTGCAAAAGATTGGAATATTTCTGAGGATGGAAAAACTTATACTTTCATTTTAAGAGATGATATTTATTTTCACAAACATTATTTATTTGGAAATGATTCGACTCGAAAATTGGTTGCATCCGATTTTGTTTACAGTTTCAATAGAATTATCGACCCCGCATGGGCATCGCCGGGCGCTTGGGTTTTAAGCAATGTTAATAGGCTTGATAACGGAAATTTAGATGTTTCAGCACCTAACGATACTATATTAATCATAAATCTTTCGCAAGCATTCTCACCTTTCCTGGGTATTTTGAGCATGAAATATTGTTCTGTTGTTCCAAAGGAAATTATTGACTATTATGGAAAAGATTTTCGGAATAATCCGATAGGAACCGGCCCGTTTAAATTTAAATATTGGAAAGAGGATGAAAAACTTATCCTTGTCAAAAATGAAAGCTATTTTGAATTTGACGAAGATAAACAACTTCCGTATTTGGATGCGATATCCATTTCATTCATAAAAGACAAACAGACAGTCTTTCTCGAATTCGTAAAAGATAATTTCGAATATATGTCGGGAATTGACCCGGCTTTTATGAATGAATTTCTAACATCCGAAGGAGAATTAAATCCTAAATATTCGGAAAAATACTATTTGCTTTCGGAACCTTATTTAAACACGGAATACATTGGTTTTAATTTAGCCGACAGTACTAATCCCCTATCCGATCCTATTGTGCGCAAAGCTGTTAATTATGCTCTCGACAAAGATAAAATGCTGAGGCATTTACGTGCAAACATAGGAACTCCCGGCTATTACGGATTTATCCCGGATGGTTTGCCCGGTCATTTAACCGAAAACATTTATGAGTATAATCCGAATAAAGCTATAGAACTATTAAAGCAATCGAAGTTTTATAATGATGGGAAATTCCTTGAGATAAGTATTGCAACCACCATAGAATACTCCGACTTAGTAGGTTATATTCAAAACAGATTTAACATCATAGGTATTCCCGTAAAAATAGATATATATCCTCCGGCAGTTATTAAGGAAATGCGGGCATCAAATAAATTGCAGTGCTTCAGAGGTTCCTGGGTTGCCGACTATCCCGACGCTGAAAATTATCTTTCAGTATTTTACAGTAAAAATTTCTCCCCAAACGGCCCTAATTATTGTCATTTCAGCAATCCCGATTTCGATATGCTATATGAACAATCCTTAAAAGAATCTGATGTTGAACGACGAAATATTTTATATCAGGAAATGGATAGAATATTAATGGAAGAACCTCCTGTAATTATACTTTATTACGACAGAGTTTTACGTTTTGTAAACAAAAAAGTTGAAGGGCTGGGAAGTAATCCTATTAATTTACTTGAATTGAAAAGAGTAGAAATCAGGTAA
- a CDS encoding glycosyltransferase family 2 protein codes for MQISLVIPLLNEEESLPELFKWISKVMNENCFSWEAIFIDDGSNDSSWKIISEICMLHANVIGIKFKRNYGKSAALNEGFRIASGDVVITMDADMQDSPDEIPGLYNMIINEDYDIVSGWKKKRYDPFIKRISSKFYNWVTRKVSKINLHDFNCGLKAYKNEVVKNIEVYGEMHRYVPLIAKKAGYNRIGEKVVQHRARKYGKTKFGMSRFINGFLDLMTITFINRYGKNPMHLFGALGALIFFIGFVIFIWLVIQRFFFAGYGMTDRPLFFVGLLCMVLGFQSFSVGFTGELITRNSPNQNDYNVSKRLNHKD; via the coding sequence ATGCAAATATCTCTTGTAATACCCTTACTAAATGAAGAAGAATCGCTTCCGGAACTATTTAAATGGATAAGTAAAGTAATGAATGAAAATTGTTTCTCATGGGAAGCTATATTCATAGACGACGGGAGCAACGATTCTTCATGGAAAATAATCTCTGAAATCTGTATGCTTCATGCAAATGTTATCGGAATTAAGTTTAAAAGAAATTACGGTAAATCTGCGGCTCTTAACGAAGGTTTTAGAATTGCCTCCGGTGATGTTGTAATTACTATGGATGCCGATATGCAAGATAGTCCTGATGAAATTCCGGGACTTTATAACATGATAATCAATGAAGATTACGATATTGTTTCCGGATGGAAGAAAAAAAGATACGACCCTTTTATTAAACGAATTTCATCAAAATTCTACAATTGGGTTACACGTAAAGTTTCTAAAATTAATTTACATGATTTTAACTGCGGACTAAAGGCATACAAAAACGAAGTTGTTAAAAACATCGAGGTTTACGGCGAAATGCACAGATATGTTCCGCTTATTGCCAAAAAAGCCGGTTACAATAGAATAGGTGAAAAAGTTGTTCAACATCGTGCCAGAAAATACGGCAAAACCAAATTCGGAATGAGCCGGTTTATAAACGGATTTCTGGATTTAATGACTATCACATTTATCAACAGATACGGCAAAAACCCGATGCATCTTTTCGGTGCACTCGGCGCTCTCATATTCTTTATCGGTTTTGTTATATTTATTTGGCTTGTCATTCAGAGGTTTTTCTTTGCAGGCTACGGTATGACCGACAGACCATTGTTCTTTGTCGGACTGCTATGTATGGTGCTCGGATTCCAATCATTTTCAGTCGGTTTTACCGGAGAATTGATAACAAGAAATTCGCCGAATCAAAACGATTACAATGTTTCTAAAAGATTAAATCACAAAGATTAA
- a CDS encoding threonylcarbamoyl-AMP synthase, whose protein sequence is MLVKLYPENPNSRYINIICDTLKNGGIIIYPTDTVYAMGCDINNIKAVNKIARIKGVALEKADFSLICYDLSNISDFTCPFPNHIFKLMKANLPGPFTFILNANNSVPAIFKSKKKTVGIRVPDNNIIREIVKELGNPIVTTSLREDDDIVEYLTDPELIYEKYEDIVDIVIDGGYGGLEPSTIVDCTEEEPMIVRVGKGELLM, encoded by the coding sequence ATGCTTGTAAAACTATATCCCGAAAATCCTAATTCACGTTACATAAATATAATTTGCGATACGCTCAAAAACGGTGGTATTATTATATATCCTACCGATACCGTTTATGCTATGGGTTGTGATATAAACAATATCAAAGCGGTTAACAAGATTGCAAGAATTAAAGGAGTTGCATTGGAAAAAGCAGATTTTTCTCTAATTTGTTATGATTTGAGTAATATTTCGGATTTTACCTGCCCTTTCCCAAATCATATCTTTAAACTAATGAAGGCTAATTTGCCCGGACCGTTCACATTTATATTAAATGCCAATAATAGTGTTCCTGCAATTTTCAAATCCAAAAAGAAGACTGTAGGCATAAGAGTTCCCGATAATAATATTATCAGAGAAATTGTTAAGGAATTGGGAAATCCGATTGTTACCACATCTTTAAGAGAAGACGATGATATCGTTGAGTACTTAACAGATCCGGAATTGATTTACGAAAAATACGAAGATATTGTAGATATTGTAATTGATGGCGGTTATGGCGGATTGGAACCATCTACAATTGTTGATTGTACTGAAGAGGAACCTATGATTGTAAGAGTAGGAAAAGGTGAGTTATTAATGTAA
- a CDS encoding SIS domain-containing protein has protein sequence MNKNRVVEVLKQSIEVKDKILNDSKFIDEIAEIAQVIVDTYKLGGKVLIAGNGGSAADAQHIAAELSGKFYFDREPLDAEALHVNTSYLTAVANDYCYNDIYSRAVKAKAKNGDVFIAISTSGNSQNLINALEYCNKNEIITIGFTGENGGKMKELCKYILRVPSNDTPRIQEAHITLGHILCELIETALFGNENK, from the coding sequence ATGAATAAAAATAGAGTTGTCGAAGTATTAAAGCAATCTATTGAGGTTAAGGATAAAATTCTCAATGATTCGAAATTTATTGATGAAATTGCAGAAATTGCTCAAGTTATTGTAGATACTTATAAATTAGGCGGAAAAGTTTTAATTGCCGGAAATGGCGGCTCTGCTGCTGATGCTCAACACATTGCAGCTGAATTATCCGGAAAATTTTATTTCGATAGAGAACCGCTTGATGCTGAAGCTTTACATGTGAATACTTCATACCTTACCGCTGTCGCTAATGATTATTGCTACAATGATATCTACTCGCGGGCAGTAAAAGCTAAAGCTAAAAATGGTGATGTATTTATTGCAATCTCAACCTCAGGCAATTCACAAAACCTTATCAACGCTCTGGAATACTGCAATAAAAACGAAATTATTACCATTGGATTTACAGGTGAAAACGGCGGCAAAATGAAAGAATTATGCAAATACATTTTACGTGTTCCTTCAAATGATACTCCACGTATTCAAGAAGCTCATATTACTTTGGGACATATTTTGTGCGAACTCATCGAAACTGCCCTATTCGGAAATGAAAACAAATAG
- a CDS encoding sodium:solute symporter, with product MSSGLILICFLAYTLIIFIISFFTSRKAKNESYFIGERKSSWPIVAYGMIGASLSGVTFISIPGDVYHSGFSYMMVVFGYLLGYAIIATVLLPVYYKLKLTTIYTYLQQRFGNISYRTGSTFFIISKLLGAAGRLFLVAYVLQKFVFDAWNIPFAVTTTIFVGLIMLYTFKGGIKTIIWTDTLQTTFMIVSLIVCFIMIVKTLNISMPEMFTKIFQHDYSKMIVTDWNSRLHYLKQFFGGAFIAVTMTGLDQDMMQKNLSCKNLKSAQKNMFMMSSCLIPVNFLFLVLGIALYIFADAQGIPIPAQTDKLFPLIMLKYLGPAAGIVFMIGLISAAYSSGDGALTALTTSFCIDFLGFEGKRKDLSEEKKKSIRIKVHFTFAILMIFLILAFNKLNDNSVITTIFMIAGYTYGPLLGLFALGLFTKLNLKDKYVPIIAIAAPILCYYLNTIFPFGFALIIVNGAITFIGLLLISKKK from the coding sequence ATGAGTTCAGGACTGATTTTAATTTGTTTTCTCGCATACACGCTAATAATTTTTATTATTTCATTTTTTACTTCGCGAAAAGCTAAGAATGAAAGTTACTTCATAGGAGAAAGGAAATCCTCATGGCCCATTGTTGCTTACGGAATGATAGGTGCGTCACTATCTGGCGTTACATTCATCTCCATTCCGGGCGATGTTTATCATTCGGGATTTTCCTATATGATGGTTGTTTTCGGATATTTACTCGGCTACGCAATAATTGCAACAGTTTTATTGCCTGTTTATTACAAGTTAAAACTTACGACAATTTATACATATTTGCAACAAAGATTCGGAAATATATCATATAGAACAGGTTCTACTTTCTTCATTATTTCGAAATTACTTGGTGCTGCCGGCCGATTGTTCCTTGTTGCCTATGTTTTACAGAAATTCGTATTTGATGCATGGAATATACCATTTGCAGTAACAACAACAATATTTGTAGGATTAATCATGCTGTACACATTCAAAGGAGGTATCAAAACAATTATATGGACAGATACTCTGCAAACAACCTTTATGATTGTATCCTTGATTGTGTGCTTCATTATGATAGTAAAAACACTTAATATCAGCATGCCTGAGATGTTTACAAAAATCTTCCAACACGATTACTCAAAAATGATTGTAACCGATTGGAACAGCAGACTTCATTATTTGAAACAATTTTTCGGGGGAGCTTTTATTGCGGTAACTATGACCGGATTAGACCAGGATATGATGCAGAAAAATCTGAGTTGTAAAAACTTAAAAAGTGCACAAAAGAACATGTTTATGATGAGTTCTTGTTTGATTCCCGTTAATTTTTTGTTTTTGGTTTTAGGAATAGCTCTTTATATTTTTGCAGATGCACAAGGAATTCCAATTCCGGCACAAACCGATAAATTATTTCCTCTTATTATGTTGAAATACCTTGGTCCTGCAGCCGGAATCGTTTTTATGATAGGATTGATCTCCGCAGCATATTCGAGCGGCGACGGAGCACTAACCGCTTTAACAACAAGTTTTTGTATAGATTTTCTTGGTTTTGAAGGAAAACGCAAGGATCTTTCCGAAGAAAAGAAAAAAAGTATTCGTATAAAAGTGCATTTCACCTTCGCAATATTGATGATTTTTCTAATTCTGGCCTTCAATAAACTCAACGACAACTCCGTAATTACTACAATATTTATGATTGCCGGATACACCTACGGTCCGCTACTAGGATTATTTGCTTTAGGATTATTCACAAAATTGAATCTAAAAGACAAATACGTTCCAATTATAGCCATAGCCGCACCTATACTATGCTATTACCTCAACACTATATTTCCATTCGGGTTTGCATTGATAATAGTAAACGGCGCAATAACGTTTATAGGATTATTACTAATTAGTAAGAAGAAATAG
- a CDS encoding DUF4199 domain-containing protein, which yields MNVWKNRLLYGASAGLILLVYHIILQVAGISFSGGIMGFLNFAIVTSLYIIAMAKGIRRYSNDHLEGYVSFNQAFSHGFFIYFIAAFIDKLRDWVNVSFLGGKQEMIAQMESTDIMENFYDKFGAESYDAILSMAEKMYAPIPYLFITIFNVAISALIIALIVAAFTKKERPF from the coding sequence ATGAATGTTTGGAAAAACAGATTGTTATACGGTGCCAGTGCCGGTTTAATATTATTGGTTTATCATATTATTTTACAAGTTGCCGGAATTAGTTTCTCTGGTGGAATAATGGGATTCCTTAATTTTGCTATAGTCACGTCTTTATACATTATAGCTATGGCTAAGGGTATCAGAAGATACAGTAACGACCATCTTGAGGGATACGTTTCTTTTAACCAGGCTTTCTCACACGGATTCTTTATATATTTCATTGCGGCTTTTATTGATAAATTGAGAGATTGGGTTAATGTTTCTTTTTTGGGCGGAAAACAGGAGATGATTGCTCAAATGGAGAGCACAGATATAATGGAAAATTTTTATGACAAATTCGGCGCAGAATCTTATGATGCAATATTAAGCATGGCAGAAAAAATGTACGCTCCTATTCCATATTTATTTATAACAATATTTAATGTCGCAATAAGTGCACTTATCATTGCTCTTATTGTAGCTGCATTTACTAAAAAAGAAAGACCGTTCTAA
- a CDS encoding HAD-IIIA family hydrolase has translation MKTNSAVILAGGFGSRLQTVISDIPKPMAPVKDKPFLEYLLIHLLKNDITDVVLSVGYLHESIISYFGNKYGKHIEIENRIEYREINISYAIEENPLGTGGAIKYALSKSKGNDIFVLNGDSFFDINLQSLSDFYFEKKTDIAIALRKVDDVGRYGCVEISENNTIKSFLEKGQKAGQGLINAGIYLLNKNLLNDCPEKFSFEKDFLEKQTCQIYGLSFEKDFIDIGIPEDYYRADKILAPYSSALFLDRDGVINKRIIDGYVTKPEEFIFLDGVINAIQTFSSKFERIFVVTNQQGVGKKIMTCKDVEKVNNFMIKEITANGGKIDKVYFCPHLQSENHLWRKPNVGMALQAKEDFPEIDFERSVMIGDSDSDILFGKNLNMKTVFIGKNNSSADVCCNNLVEFASTL, from the coding sequence ATGAAAACAAATAGCGCTGTAATTCTCGCAGGCGGTTTCGGTTCCCGTCTTCAAACCGTTATAAGCGATATTCCAAAACCGATGGCACCTGTCAAGGATAAACCTTTCTTAGAATATCTTCTGATTCATTTATTGAAAAATGATATTACCGACGTTGTGCTTTCCGTAGGATATCTTCACGAAAGCATAATTTCATATTTCGGCAATAAATACGGTAAACATATTGAAATTGAAAATCGTATTGAATATAGGGAAATTAATATTTCGTACGCTATTGAGGAAAATCCTTTAGGAACTGGCGGCGCTATTAAATATGCACTTTCTAAGTCTAAAGGAAATGATATTTTCGTGCTTAACGGCGATTCATTCTTCGATATAAATTTACAGTCATTATCTGATTTTTATTTCGAAAAGAAAACTGATATTGCCATTGCTCTTAGAAAAGTCGATGATGTCGGCAGGTACGGTTGTGTGGAAATTTCAGAAAACAATACGATTAAATCTTTCCTCGAAAAAGGCCAGAAAGCCGGACAAGGATTGATTAATGCCGGAATTTACCTTTTGAATAAAAATCTTTTAAACGATTGTCCTGAAAAATTTTCTTTTGAAAAAGATTTTTTGGAAAAACAAACTTGTCAAATCTACGGATTAAGTTTCGAAAAAGATTTTATCGATATAGGTATTCCCGAAGATTATTATCGTGCGGATAAAATACTCGCCCCCTATTCTTCAGCGCTTTTTCTGGATCGCGATGGAGTAATAAATAAAAGAATTATTGACGGTTACGTTACCAAACCCGAAGAATTTATCTTCCTCGACGGCGTGATTAATGCAATTCAAACTTTTTCGTCAAAGTTTGAAAGAATATTTGTAGTTACAAACCAGCAAGGTGTCGGAAAAAAAATTATGACTTGCAAAGATGTTGAGAAGGTTAATAATTTCATGATTAAAGAAATTACTGCAAATGGAGGAAAAATCGACAAAGTTTATTTTTGTCCGCATTTGCAATCAGAAAATCATTTATGGCGAAAGCCTAATGTCGGAATGGCCTTACAGGCAAAAGAAGATTTCCCGGAAATCGATTTCGAGAGAAGTGTTATGATTGGGGATTCGGACAGCGACATTCTTTTCGGAAAAAATCTGAATATGAAAACCGTTTTTATCGGTAAAAATAATTCTTCGGCAGATGTTTGTTGTAACAATCTTGTCGAATTTGCATCAACCCTCTAA